A region of the Nocardia nova SH22a genome:
AGAATGCCGCCGCCGGGATCGTCGGCGATCAGATCGGCGACTGCCGCCTGTCCCGCGGGACTGCGCAAATCCACTGTCGCGGAACGCTTTCCCTTGTTCAGTCCGGTCCAGTAGATGCTGTGACCGTCGTCGGTGAGGGGCCAGCGGCCGGTGTCGGCGGCACCGCCGATCGGATCGATGCGAACGACCTCGGCCCCCAGCTGGGCCAGCGTCATACCCGCCAGCGGTGCGGCCACGAAACTCGAGATCTCCACGATCCGGACGCCGGACAGCGGCGTCACCGCCGACGGGCCGGGTGGATGGGCGTCATCGAGGCCGGTGGTCGGATCCGGTCGGTCTTCCGGCACGGGGCATCACCTTTCCGAGGATGGGGGACAGTGCGGCGTCACAGCGGGGTCATCCCGCTGACGAGCCAATGGTTCGCGTGCTTTTCGGCGGTGACGGTCACCCGGCTGGAACTGGTGGTCGGAGCGGGGACGGCGGTGCTGACGGTCACCTGGTCGATGTACATCAGCAAGGTCACCCGCTGGGGCGCCGCGGCGAGTACACCGACGGCGACGACGTGCGCCCGGGTCGTGATGCCCTTCTGCTTCGCGACGGGCGCGATCGTCTTGGTGACCAGACTGCGGTAGTCGTCCTGGAAGGAACCGGTGAGCCCGGTGGCCGAGCCGAGCTGCTTGTCGACGTCGTCGGCGGTGTAGCTGAGCATCTTCGAGACGGTCTCGCCGGCGGCGGGCGGCGCTTCCCGGCGTGCGGTGGCCGTGTCGGCGTCGTGCTGGTTGGCGCGTACCAGCAGTACCGCGGCGACGGTCGCGGCCACGATCACGGCGGAGACCAGGGGGATGACGCCGAGCCGCGCCACCTTCCGGACACGGGCGAAACGTACGGGCTGATCGGTCACGGCACGAACTCCACATCTGTGACTTTCAGGGCACCACCGATGTCTTTCACCTTGACGCTGAAGCGGTAGGCACGGTGTTCGGGCTGGTGGGTTTCCGGATTGGTGACCTGTGCGTCGGCCGCGACGATCACGGTGGTGGCGCCCGCGTCGGGGACGGCCGACCCGATGTCGTCGCCGGCGGCGGCGATCCCCGCGGCGACGACCTGACCGGTCGAGGCGACCTTCGCGTCGCGCACCGCCTGCAGGTAGTTCTTCGACTGATCGTGCAATTCGTCGGAGAACGGCGGGGCGGTGATCTCGCCGAGGCGGGCGAAGTCGGCGTCGGCCTGATCGCCGCGGATGTTGATCAGCGCGGTGACACCCTGCCGGGCGACATCGACGATCGCCGTCGCACGGTCCGCATCGTCGGCGGCGCGCCGGTGATCGTGCCAGGCCACGCCCGCGACGGATACGGAAGCGAGCAGGGCGACGATCGCGAGGGCGGCCGCCGTTCTGCGAAGACCGGTGCGCCCCAGCCGGATACGGCGCACGACCGCCGGGATCCGGCGTCGCGGACCGATGGGCTCTTCCGGCTCCGAACCGGTCTCGATCAGGACGACAGCCGGGCCCGGCTCACCCGGCGGCCCACTGGCGCGGGTGGCTTTGCGACGCCTGCGCTCGGCGGACGCGGTGGTGCTCACGGTATCGGGGCGGTCAGCAATTGTGTCCATGCCGGGTCCTGCTTGCCTGGTCGATTCGGATTCGGGTCGGTGTGCGGATCGATGTCGATGTGCCGGTAGGGAGTTCCGTTCGGTGTCGTGTACATGGGGGTGCCGGGCAGATAATGGGCGACTGCCGGGCCCACGGGCGCCGGACCGGTCGTGGTCAGCGGGGCCGAGGCGGGCGCCGCCGGTACGGGCGGTGGCGGCGCGGCGGTTTCGCCGGGGTTGTTGTCGCCCGACGGCGGCCGCACGCCGTTGCGGCACTGGTCCGGGCTGGCGGCCCGTACTCCGGGATTGTCCAGGCACGGCAGGTTCCGCATGCCGCGCACCGCGTAGGGCGCGTCCTTGGGCACGTTGCAGTAGAGATCTTTCGGGGTGTCGGTCAGGGTGTCGTCGGTCGGCATCCGCCGTTGATCGGCGGGCAGATATCCCGTGGTGCAGGCCGGTGGGTCCTGCGCCTCGACGGAGAACACCACGTTGACCGCGTGGTCGGCGCGCCCGCGCATACCGGCGGTGTTCTCGGCCGCGATGAGCGGTGGTAGCAGCACGAGTATCTGTTCGATCGCGGGGTTGTAGGTGAGTGCGACCTGACCGAGGCTGGTCATGTTCGCCAGCAGCACCGGCAGGGTCGGCGAGAGTTGCTGGAACAGCTGGTTTGCCGCGTCGGCCGCGGCCGGACCGCGTTCGAGGATGTTGCGCACGGCCGGGTCCGCGTCGTGGAGTTGACGGGTGAGATCGGCCAGATCGGTTGCCCAGGAGCGGATTTCGTCGCTGCTGACGACTTGGGTGTTCAACAGTGGCGTGAGCTTCTGGACCAGGGACACCACCGCGTCGCCGTTGGCGGCGAGGCCGTCGACGAAGGTGGTCGTGGAGTCGAGCAGGGAAGACAGGTCCTGCCCTTCACCGCCGAGCCCGCGCTGGGCTTCGTCCAGAACCTTGTGCACGGTGTCGGGCGGCAGTGCGGCCAGCATCCTGCGGGACTGGTCGAGGATGGGCCCGATCTGATCGGCGACCTGCACCTTGTTCGCGGCGATGACCGATCCGTCGTGCAGATACGGGCCGTGCCCTACCGCGGGTTGCAGGTCGACGTACTGTTCGCCGATCGCCGACATCGAGCGCACCCGCGCGGTGAGATCGGCGGGCACCCGCACCGAATCGATGAGCGACAGGCTCGCGGTGACGCCCGTCGGCCGCAGATCGACCGACGCCACCCGGCCGATGGTCCGCCCGTTGTAGGTGACGTTGGCGTTGTGGTAAAGCCCTCCGGCCCTGGGTAATTCGATGGTGACGTGATACCGGCCGATATACAGCGCGGCCGGGATGCGCAGGTAGTAGACGGCGGTGAAGACCGTCGACACGACCGCGATGATCGTGAAGATGATCAGCTGGGTGCGAACCAAGGGGGAGATCTTCATCGTCCGGCCTCCGGCGGGGGTGCGGTGGGGTTCGGACCCGCCAGCGGTGTGCCGAACAGCAGTCCCTTCTGCAGCCGCGACAAGGTGAGGTCGGCTTCGGCCCACAGGTTCATGTAGTCGCCGCGCACGCCGTTCTGGACCGCGACCGGCGGGAACGGGAAGGTGGCGAGCTGATGGATGTTGTTCACCAGGTCGTCGCCCGCTTCGGAGATCTTCTCCAGCAGCGGTACCAGTCCGGTGAGGTTCTGTTTCAGGTCACCGTGGATCTGGTCGACCAGTGCGGTCCCGGCGTCGCCGAACCGGGTCAGGGCGGACAGGGCGGTGGTGAGGTTGCCGCGCTGCTGCGCGAGCACGCCGACCGCGGGGCCGATCGCGTCCAGCGCCTTGCCGATGGTGTCGTTGTCGCGGGTCGCCTGGTCGGCGAAGCGGTCGAGGCCGTCCAGAGTGGTGACGAGGGCCTCGCGTTGCGCATCGAGCCGGCCGAGCAGCGTGTTCATCTGATCGAGCACATTCGAGAACGAATCCTGGTGTCCGGCAATGGCCTTGTCGGCCTCGCCGACGATGGTCTGGAGGTTGCCCAGGCCGCCGCCGTTGAGCACCATCGACAAGGCCGCCAGTGTCTGCTCGGTGGTGGGGTATTCGCCCGCGTGCTCGAGGGGGATCACACTGCCGTCGACGAGTGTTCCCCTGGGGTCGGCGGGCGGGTCTAGTTCGATGTGGGTCGTGCCGAGCAGGCTGGTCTGGCCGATCTTCGCGGTGGTGTTGGCGGGCAGGACGGCGTCGCGGGCGAGGGTGACGGTGACCTTGGCGTGCCAGTTCTCGGTGGTGATGGCCGTGATGGAACCGACCTCGACATCGTGCACCAGGACGGGCGAGTTGGTGGTGATCGTCGTGACGTCGGGCATCTGGATGCTCACGCGATAACTGCCCGGGCCGTGGCCCTTCGTACCGGGAAGCGGCAATGAGTTCAAACCGGTCCACTGACATCCGGACACCGTGGCGCACAGCGCGATTCCGCAGGCCAGGGCGACGGGTTTGCGGTAGCGTCGCGCGGTGTTCATTTCGGCTGCCCGGGAAGCAGGAGCTGCTGCAGCTCGGGCGGGCTGTACACGAGCTGGCCGGGGCCGGCGCCGGTGCTCTGGAACGGATTGACGCTGAGCGGGGGATAGTTCATCTTCAGCGTGTTCAGTAGCGGTCCGAGGTACTGCTGGCACAATTTGGCTCCTTCCTCGGAGGTGCCGTTCCCGGTGGCGGCGATGGCGCCGCAGACGAAGTTGATCGGATTGCCGAAGTTCGGGAATCCGGGGACGCCGGTGATCGCGCCCTGGGCGGGCTGATAGGTGTTGTAGTAGTTCGACAGCGCGGTGGGCGTGCGGTGCAGGATGGTCTCGAGTGCGTCGCGCTGCGAGACGATGTTCCCGGTCGCGTCGCTCAGCTGCTTCAGTTGTTCGCTGATGCCGTCGCGATGTGTGGTCACGAACGACTGGATGTCACCGATCGCGGTGTCGAGATCGGTCAGGGCGCCGGCCAATTCGTCGTGGTTGCCCGCGAGCACCTGTGACACCGAGGCGAGCCGCCCCTGGAACACCACGATCTGCTGGTCACTGGCCGACAGTGCGGTGGTGAACGCCTCCAGGTTGCGAATGGTGCCGAACAGGTCGGCGCTGCCCGCCGACAGCGTCGACATGGTCTGCGACAGTTGCTGCGTGGTGGTGCGCAACGTGTCCGCGTTGCCGCCGTCGAGTGCGGTGGCGGCGGAGTCGAGCAGGCGGGCCCCCGGACCGGTGGGGTCCTCGGGTGTGGGCGCCAGCGCGGCGGTGACCCGGTTCAGTTGTTGTTCGACCTGATCCCATTCGACCGGCACGGCCGTGCGGTCGATGGGGATGTCGAGACGGCTGCCCGCGCTCGGACCGTGCGTCCAGGCCGGTGTCAGCTGAACGAACCGGGCGGCGACCAGACTCTGCGCCATGACCACGGCCTTGACGTCGGCGGGCAGTCGCAGCGACCGCGGGATCCGCATCCGGACCTTCAGCGTGGTGCCCTCGTTGTCGATACTCGCGACGGTCCCGACCTTCACCCCGACCACGCGCACCTCGTCACCGGGATACAGCCCGTTGGTGGCGGTGAAATGCGCTGTGACCGTGGTGAATCGGGCCTGCTGGACGAAATGGTAGCCGGTGGCGGCGAGTGCGACGACGATCAGCGCCGCGAGCACACGGATCGTCCACCGCCGCCGTGCGGTGGCGGCGGTGCGGGGGCCGAGTGCGGAGCGGATGCGGGAGATCATTTGACCTGCGGGATCGGTAGGGGCGCGGGCGGAAGTCCGAACACCGTGTTGAACAGGGGCTGGCTGTATTGGCCGGGAACGAGGTTCTGGATGTAGGCGTAGAAGTACGGGCCGCTGGCGACCGCGTCGCCGAGGGTGCCGATATAGGTCGACAGGCCCTGGATGCTCTGAGAGATGTTGTCGCGGTTCTTGTTCAGCAGCCCCAGCACCTGCCCGAGCTTGTCGAGAGCGGGCTTCAATTCGGCATCGTCTTCGCGGACCATGCCCGTCAACTGCTGGGACAACTGGGAGATTCCGGTGATGAGACCGCCCAGGGCCTGATTGCGCACCTCCAGTTCGCCCAGGAGCGAATTGCCGTCCAGCAGTAGCTTGTTCACCTGCGGTGCGCGCTGGGCGAGTACGCCGGTCACCTTCTCGGCCCCGGAGAGCAGGTCGCGCAGCGCCTGGTCGCGCTGGTTCACGGTCTCGGCGAGGCGCTTCATGCCGTCCAGTGCGGGGCCGACTTGCGGTGCGGCGGTGGACAATACGTCCGAGGCGCTGTCGAGGGTGCGGGTGAGCTGATCGAGGTCGATATCGCGGATCGTGGTCGTCGCCTCGTTGAGGATGTTGGGCAATGTGTAGCCGGAGCGGGTCCGTTCGACCGGTATGGTGCTGTGCACGCGCAGCCGGCCCGGCCCGGACGGGGTGACCTGGATCGAGCGCTTGCCCAGCAGCGAGGTGGTCTTGATCGCCGCGCTGGTCGTATTGCCCAGGGCCACAGCGGGATCGGCGGTGAAGGTGACGCGGGCGTGTCCGGCGTCCACGTCGATCGCGGTCACCTTTCCGACCGTCACACCCGCCGCCGAGACGTCGTCGCCGACGACGAGTCCGCTGGCGTCGTCGAACAGTGCCGAATACCGCAGCGTGGGCGGGTTGAGCATCGGTATGCGATCGAACTGCAGTGCCACCAGGCAGATCGCCGCGGTGATCACGAGGCCGACGATGCCGATGCGACCGGCGCGGTGGGCGGAGATGGGTCTCATTGCTTCGGTCCGCACCTTCCGGTCGTCTGGTTGTACAGTTCGAGCACCT
Encoded here:
- a CDS encoding MCE family protein, which codes for MISRIRSALGPRTAATARRRWTIRVLAALIVVALAATGYHFVQQARFTTVTAHFTATNGLYPGDEVRVVGVKVGTVASIDNEGTTLKVRMRIPRSLRLPADVKAVVMAQSLVAARFVQLTPAWTHGPSAGSRLDIPIDRTAVPVEWDQVEQQLNRVTAALAPTPEDPTGPGARLLDSAATALDGGNADTLRTTTQQLSQTMSTLSAGSADLFGTIRNLEAFTTALSASDQQIVVFQGRLASVSQVLAGNHDELAGALTDLDTAIGDIQSFVTTHRDGISEQLKQLSDATGNIVSQRDALETILHRTPTALSNYYNTYQPAQGAITGVPGFPNFGNPINFVCGAIAATGNGTSEEGAKLCQQYLGPLLNTLKMNYPPLSVNPFQSTGAGPGQLVYSPPELQQLLLPGQPK
- a CDS encoding MCE family protein, producing MRPISAHRAGRIGIVGLVITAAICLVALQFDRIPMLNPPTLRYSALFDDASGLVVGDDVSAAGVTVGKVTAIDVDAGHARVTFTADPAVALGNTTSAAIKTTSLLGKRSIQVTPSGPGRLRVHSTIPVERTRSGYTLPNILNEATTTIRDIDLDQLTRTLDSASDVLSTAAPQVGPALDGMKRLAETVNQRDQALRDLLSGAEKVTGVLAQRAPQVNKLLLDGNSLLGELEVRNQALGGLITGISQLSQQLTGMVREDDAELKPALDKLGQVLGLLNKNRDNISQSIQGLSTYIGTLGDAVASGPYFYAYIQNLVPGQYSQPLFNTVFGLPPAPLPIPQVK
- a CDS encoding MCE family protein; protein product: MKISPLVRTQLIIFTIIAVVSTVFTAVYYLRIPAALYIGRYHVTIELPRAGGLYHNANVTYNGRTIGRVASVDLRPTGVTASLSLIDSVRVPADLTARVRSMSAIGEQYVDLQPAVGHGPYLHDGSVIAANKVQVADQIGPILDQSRRMLAALPPDTVHKVLDEAQRGLGGEGQDLSSLLDSTTTFVDGLAANGDAVVSLVQKLTPLLNTQVVSSDEIRSWATDLADLTRQLHDADPAVRNILERGPAAADAANQLFQQLSPTLPVLLANMTSLGQVALTYNPAIEQILVLLPPLIAAENTAGMRGRADHAVNVVFSVEAQDPPACTTGYLPADQRRMPTDDTLTDTPKDLYCNVPKDAPYAVRGMRNLPCLDNPGVRAASPDQCRNGVRPPSGDNNPGETAAPPPPVPAAPASAPLTTTGPAPVGPAVAHYLPGTPMYTTPNGTPYRHIDIDPHTDPNPNRPGKQDPAWTQLLTAPIP
- a CDS encoding MCE family protein — encoded protein: MNTARRYRKPVALACGIALCATVSGCQWTGLNSLPLPGTKGHGPGSYRVSIQMPDVTTITTNSPVLVHDVEVGSITAITTENWHAKVTVTLARDAVLPANTTAKIGQTSLLGTTHIELDPPADPRGTLVDGSVIPLEHAGEYPTTEQTLAALSMVLNGGGLGNLQTIVGEADKAIAGHQDSFSNVLDQMNTLLGRLDAQREALVTTLDGLDRFADQATRDNDTIGKALDAIGPAVGVLAQQRGNLTTALSALTRFGDAGTALVDQIHGDLKQNLTGLVPLLEKISEAGDDLVNNIHQLATFPFPPVAVQNGVRGDYMNLWAEADLTLSRLQKGLLFGTPLAGPNPTAPPPEAGR